A region of Candidatus Paceibacterota bacterium DNA encodes the following proteins:
- the rny gene encoding ribonuclease Y, with amino-acid sequence MSLKIVLALIAIAGILGIAIGYILRWLVLLGKKGSMELQIKHMTLQAKEEASKIVTEATKKAEARTEELREEEKKHEAEFKKTEERLIKKEGLLDQRQIDIDKEVDSLKNKGEEVKKLKEEAEATLLRHQRELERVTKLTEEEAKAELFSTLEKRYEEDMLVRMQKLETANAERLDRKAKDILATSIQRLAASTAAEIMTTNVTIPSDEVKGKIIGKEGRNIRAFERAAGVELIVDDTPGYIIISSFDPVRRQIARVALENLILDGRIQPVKIEEMVEKAKNEIHKIIKEKGEQAVYECGLFNVDPRIIAILGRLYFRTSYGQNVLQHSLEMAHISGMLAEELGGDVTIAKAGALLHDIGKAVDHEVQGTHVDIGRRILQKYGADVRIIQAMQSHHDEYPYETIESIIVQTADAISGGRPGARRDTAENYLKRLGDLEAIANSFTGVEKTYALQAGREVRVFVYPEKVSDLEAKKMAQEIALRVEKELKYPGEIKINVIRESRVIEYAR; translated from the coding sequence ATGAGTCTTAAAATAGTTTTGGCGCTAATCGCCATAGCCGGTATTCTTGGTATCGCAATTGGCTATATTTTGCGCTGGCTCGTTCTTTTGGGGAAAAAAGGGTCAATGGAGCTTCAAATCAAGCACATGACTCTTCAAGCCAAAGAAGAGGCCAGCAAGATAGTCACTGAGGCAACAAAAAAGGCAGAGGCAAGGACAGAAGAGCTTCGCGAAGAAGAAAAAAAGCACGAGGCAGAGTTTAAAAAAACAGAAGAGCGTTTAATAAAAAAAGAAGGTCTTCTTGATCAGCGTCAAATTGATATCGACAAGGAGGTTGATAGTTTAAAAAACAAAGGAGAAGAGGTAAAAAAATTAAAGGAAGAAGCAGAAGCTACTCTCTTAAGACACCAGCGCGAACTTGAGCGCGTCACTAAATTAACAGAAGAAGAAGCGAAGGCAGAACTATTTAGTACCTTAGAAAAAAGGTACGAGGAGGACATGCTTGTTCGCATGCAAAAACTAGAAACAGCCAATGCTGAACGTCTTGACCGTAAAGCTAAAGACATTCTAGCAACCTCAATCCAGCGCCTCGCAGCTTCAACAGCCGCCGAAATAATGACAACAAACGTCACTATTCCTTCCGACGAGGTGAAGGGTAAAATTATTGGAAAAGAAGGTAGGAACATTCGCGCTTTTGAACGCGCCGCGGGAGTTGAACTTATTGTTGATGACACCCCTGGATACATAATCATTTCTTCTTTTGATCCTGTTCGTAGGCAGATTGCTCGCGTCGCACTTGAAAATTTAATTCTTGATGGGCGCATTCAGCCTGTAAAAATTGAAGAAATGGTTGAAAAAGCAAAAAATGAAATTCATAAAATAATCAAAGAAAAGGGAGAACAAGCTGTTTATGAATGTGGTCTCTTTAATGTTGATCCTCGTATAATTGCAATCTTGGGCCGACTATACTTCCGCACAAGCTATGGACAAAATGTTCTTCAGCATTCACTTGAAATGGCACACATTTCAGGAATGCTTGCCGAAGAACTTGGTGGTGATGTCACAATTGCAAAGGCAGGAGCCCTTCTCCACGATATTGGTAAGGCTGTTGACCATGAAGTTCAAGGAACTCACGTCGATATTGGCCGTCGTATCCTCCAAAAATATGGCGCTGATGTTCGAATCATTCAAGCAATGCAATCACACCACGATGAATACCCTTACGAAACAATTGAATCAATAATTGTTCAGACAGCCGACGCAATTTCTGGTGGTCGTCCTGGGGCTCGTCGCGACACTGCAGAAAATTACCTAAAAAGATTGGGTGATCTAGAAGCTATCGCTAATTCATTTACTGGTGTTGAAAAAACTTACGCCCTTCAAGCAGGAAGAGAAGTGCGAGTTTTTGTTTACCCAGAAAAAGTTAGCGACCTAGAAGCAAAAAAGATGGCACAAGAAATAGCGCTCCGTGTGGAGAAAGAGCTTAAGTATCCTGGAGAAATAAAGATAAACGTTATCCGTGAATCAAGGGTTATCGAGTACGCCAGATAA
- a CDS encoding RsmE family RNA methyltransferase, with product MKLHRFFIEEEIGNRKELEIKTEHLLHQWRNVLRFAVGDKVILFDGKGSDFLCEISALTKNISNLDVLEETKGIIPSKKITLFISLIKRENFELVLEKATELGVSRIVPVIADRSEKKSLNYERALKIVVEASEQSGRTNIPVLGETMTTEEAVDRYKKELSFFAFDPTGSFDYKLTTKSYNLGLLIGPEGGFTPAELEFFTEKEVPIIKLGEQILRAETANIVALSCVMF from the coding sequence GTGAAATTACACAGATTTTTTATCGAGGAGGAAATAGGGAATAGAAAAGAACTTGAAATTAAAACCGAGCATCTTCTTCATCAGTGGAGAAACGTTTTGCGTTTTGCTGTGGGAGACAAAGTTATTTTATTCGACGGAAAGGGAAGTGACTTTTTGTGTGAAATTAGTGCACTTACAAAAAACATATCCAATTTAGATGTTTTAGAAGAAACAAAAGGAATTATTCCAAGTAAAAAAATTACACTGTTTATTTCTTTGATTAAAAGAGAAAACTTTGAATTGGTTCTCGAAAAAGCAACCGAGCTTGGTGTTTCTCGTATCGTTCCCGTTATTGCGGACAGAAGCGAAAAGAAATCTCTTAATTACGAAAGAGCCTTGAAGATTGTTGTTGAGGCAAGTGAACAGTCTGGAAGAACCAACATACCTGTTCTTGGCGAAACGATGACAACAGAAGAGGCGGTAGATAGATATAAAAAAGAATTATCTTTTTTCGCATTTGATCCGACGGGTTCTTTTGACTATAAGCTAACAACTAAAAGCTACAACCTTGGGTTACTTATTGGGCCAGAGGGCGGTTTCACTCCTGCAGAACTTGAATTTTTTACAGAAAAAGAAGTACCGATAATTAAACTAGGTGAGCAAATTCTTCGAGCAGAAACAGCAAACATTGTCGCTCTTTCTTGTGTAATGTTTTAA
- a CDS encoding exodeoxyribonuclease III has product MKIISWNVNGLRAVHRKGLFLSFIKKEKPDILCLQETKAEEVQLPEEIRNIPGYFCYFSHSKGRKGYSGVGIYTKIAPEKIEEGMGIKKFDDEGRLLVLHFKKFILLNVYFPNGGGAPERLKYKLDFYEEFLKHIEKLKKGDKEIIFCGDVNVAHEPIDIARPKENEGQIGFLPEERAWIDEYIAHGYLDVFRHFNPEKQNAYTWWDMKTRARDRNVGWRIDYFFASRGLIKKITAIKILSNVFGSDHCPIALELKD; this is encoded by the coding sequence ATGAAAATCATCTCCTGGAATGTAAATGGGCTCCGTGCGGTACACAGAAAAGGGCTGTTTCTTTCGTTTATTAAAAAAGAGAAACCGGATATCCTGTGCTTACAGGAAACTAAAGCTGAAGAAGTTCAGTTACCAGAAGAAATCAGAAATATTCCTGGATATTTTTGTTACTTCTCACATTCAAAAGGACGTAAGGGATATAGTGGTGTTGGTATTTATACAAAAATTGCGCCAGAAAAAATTGAAGAAGGAATGGGAATTAAAAAATTTGATGACGAGGGGCGATTGTTAGTTTTACATTTTAAAAAATTTATTCTTCTTAATGTCTATTTTCCAAATGGAGGTGGAGCCCCAGAGAGACTTAAATACAAGTTAGATTTTTACGAAGAATTTTTAAAACACATTGAAAAATTAAAAAAGGGAGACAAAGAAATTATTTTTTGCGGAGATGTTAACGTGGCTCATGAGCCAATAGACATTGCTAGGCCTAAAGAAAACGAGGGACAAATTGGTTTTTTACCAGAAGAACGAGCTTGGATTGATGAATATATCGCACATGGTTATCTAGATGTTTTTCGACACTTCAATCCTGAGAAACAAAATGCTTATACTTGGTGGGATATGAAAACCCGCGCACGAGATAGAAATGTTGGATGGAGAATAGATTATTTTTTTGCATCACGCGGTTTGATAAAAAAAATAACAGCAATTAAAATACTCTCAAACGTTTTCGGCTCGGACCATTGTCCGATAGCACTAGAATTAAAAGATTAG
- a CDS encoding trypsin-like peptidase domain-containing protein produces MFKIFGISIKKILLGATIALLFILPAKTSTPTETEPINVLKTESVISSTTPVTKTGTTTSELLSKNLVTQKTSTTTKQKLVQTNIPASTTPKTITIQLLPLEQLNEKARPAIVNILCTTQNGGDFKPLSGSGVFINNKGVILTNAHIGQYFLLRDYGVKNYITCVARQGSPASPTFLIEPLYISKKWIEENKQTIKQEDPTGTGENDFALLRAVGKPDGQPLPQSFPYIEANINPELVLRSLPMLIIAYPAGFLGGATIQTSLSLTSSTGVIKELYNFYDKALLDVISVEGNILSQRGSSGGAVINQSTGKLEGIITTSTNNTSTGERVLFAITPGHIDREIKTETGQTLNEFISQDLDIAQKNFKEVLSKPLIDLLTKEIEG; encoded by the coding sequence ATGTTTAAAATTTTTGGAATTTCTATAAAAAAGATTCTTTTGGGCGCAACTATTGCTCTTCTTTTTATACTCCCTGCTAAAACATCCACACCCACAGAAACAGAACCGATTAACGTTCTAAAAACTGAAAGCGTAATATCTTCAACAACCCCAGTAACCAAGACTGGAACTACCACCTCAGAACTATTATCTAAAAACTTAGTCACTCAAAAAACATCAACAACAACTAAACAAAAGCTCGTCCAAACAAATATCCCAGCCTCAACAACGCCAAAAACTATCACCATACAACTCCTCCCGCTTGAACAGCTTAACGAAAAAGCTCGCCCGGCGATTGTAAACATACTCTGTACCACTCAAAATGGCGGTGATTTCAAGCCTCTTTCTGGAAGTGGTGTCTTTATAAACAACAAGGGGGTTATCCTCACAAATGCTCATATTGGACAATATTTCCTCCTTCGAGACTATGGTGTAAAAAACTACATAACATGTGTTGCCAGACAAGGCTCCCCCGCTTCCCCTACTTTTTTAATTGAACCACTTTATATTTCAAAAAAATGGATAGAAGAAAATAAACAAACAATCAAACAAGAAGATCCAACAGGCACCGGTGAAAACGATTTTGCCTTACTACGAGCGGTTGGTAAACCAGACGGACAACCATTACCTCAATCGTTCCCTTATATTGAAGCTAATATTAATCCAGAACTGGTTCTTCGCTCTCTTCCAATGCTTATTATCGCCTATCCAGCTGGTTTCTTGGGTGGCGCCACAATACAAACAAGCCTTTCCTTAACCTCAAGCACAGGAGTTATTAAGGAGCTTTATAATTTCTATGATAAAGCCCTTCTAGATGTTATTTCCGTTGAAGGGAATATTCTTTCGCAGAGAGGATCTTCGGGTGGAGCTGTTATCAACCAATCAACCGGCAAGCTTGAGGGAATAATAACTACAAGCACAAATAACACCTCAACTGGAGAACGGGTTCTTTTCGCGATAACACCTGGACATATTGACCGAGAAATAAAAACTGAAACCGGACAAACATTAAATGAATTTATCTCTCAAGATTTAGATATCGCTCAAAAAAACTTCAAAGAAGTCCTATCTAAACCGCTTATAGATTTATTAACAAAAGAAATCGAGGGATAA
- a CDS encoding HU family DNA-binding protein, whose protein sequence is MNKAGIVDSVHAVLGGTKVSAEQAVETVFDSIVKSLKKGDEVSVAGFGTFVVKKRAARTARNPRTGEPVNVPAMNVPKFRAGKGLKDAVK, encoded by the coding sequence ATGAATAAAGCAGGAATTGTCGACTCAGTACATGCAGTGTTAGGCGGAACAAAAGTATCCGCAGAACAAGCAGTTGAAACAGTGTTCGACTCGATCGTAAAATCACTAAAGAAAGGTGATGAGGTCTCTGTTGCAGGTTTTGGAACATTCGTTGTAAAGAAACGCGCAGCAAGAACCGCCCGCAATCCTCGCACAGGCGAACCAGTTAACGTCCCAGCAATGAACGTTCCTAAGTTTCGCGCAGGCAAGGGTTTGAAAGACGCAGTGAAGTAA
- a CDS encoding trigger factor → MKSTINKLKKSEIEIEVEIPSDVFESFRKKAVQSLADQVDIPGFRKGKAGETNIIQKMGEMSVLEEMAEFAIKDAYPKIITEHKIDPIGRPEVSITKIAKGNPLSFKLKTAVFPEVKLPDYKSIAKKELAKDELISVTEEEVENTIKEIQKSRTPKIEVNEGDAEVEPVLPEITDDFVKTLGKFENVADFREKLKENIKLEKEQMQKEKLRVAMLDSIAEKTEVEVPEILIEEEQRKMFARLQYDIEKFGLKFDEYLKNVKKTEDEIKKEWVKDAEKRVRLELVLSEIAKAEKIEVPKEELSKELEHLLEHNIGADRERAETYLEGIMSNQKVIEFLEKQK, encoded by the coding sequence ATGAAATCAACAATAAATAAACTAAAAAAATCAGAAATTGAAATCGAGGTCGAAATACCTTCCGATGTTTTCGAGTCTTTTAGAAAGAAGGCGGTTCAATCCTTAGCAGACCAAGTAGACATTCCAGGCTTTCGAAAAGGTAAAGCAGGAGAAACAAACATTATTCAAAAAATGGGCGAAATGAGTGTTCTTGAGGAAATGGCTGAATTTGCAATAAAAGATGCTTATCCAAAAATCATAACTGAACATAAAATTGATCCAATTGGCCGACCAGAGGTTTCCATTACCAAAATCGCCAAAGGTAATCCCCTTTCCTTTAAGTTAAAAACGGCCGTTTTCCCAGAAGTTAAGCTTCCTGACTATAAATCAATCGCCAAAAAAGAATTAGCTAAGGATGAACTTATTTCCGTAACCGAGGAAGAAGTTGAAAACACTATAAAAGAAATACAAAAATCGCGTACGCCAAAAATTGAGGTTAACGAAGGAGACGCCGAGGTAGAACCGGTACTTCCAGAAATAACAGATGATTTTGTAAAAACTTTAGGCAAATTTGAAAATGTTGCCGATTTTCGTGAAAAACTAAAAGAAAATATCAAACTAGAAAAGGAGCAGATGCAAAAGGAAAAGCTTCGTGTTGCAATGCTTGATTCTATTGCCGAAAAAACTGAAGTTGAAGTACCAGAAATACTTATCGAAGAGGAACAGAGAAAAATGTTTGCCCGTCTACAATACGATATTGAAAAATTTGGCTTAAAATTTGATGAGTATTTGAAAAACGTCAAAAAAACAGAAGATGAAATCAAGAAAGAGTGGGTAAAAGATGCGGAAAAAAGAGTAAGACTAGAACTTGTCCTCTCAGAAATTGCTAAGGCAGAAAAAATCGAAGTTCCAAAAGAAGAGTTATCAAAAGAATTAGAACACCTTCTTGAACACAACATTGGTGCCGACCGTGAACGCGCAGAAACATACCTTGAGGGTATTATGTCCAACCAAAAAGTAATTGAGTTTTTGGAAAAACAGAAGTAG
- the xerA gene encoding site-specific tyrosine recombinase/integron integrase: MTQDLKSLKQQFLEYIEIERGRSLKTVRNYDAYLERFLVQTNAKHPKDITDDSVREFRLWLNRQEGRRERGMSAGTLKKKTQNYYLIALRIFLKYLMKRGIEAMPPDRIELAKVSERSLDLISLDELERLLKAPNGDDLKSLRDKAILELLFSTGLRVSELCSLPRDIDLRKDEFSVRGKGEKVRVVFLSDSAKEAIKKYLAKRPDMEDVLFVGTGSIGKKKGEITHLTTRSVERIVAQYAIKAGISKKVTPHVIRHSFATDLLGNGADIRSVQMMLGHASISTTQIYTHVTDKALREIHKKFHSGGK, from the coding sequence ATGACTCAAGATTTAAAGAGCTTAAAACAACAATTTCTCGAATATATAGAAATAGAACGCGGGAGAAGCTTGAAAACAGTACGTAATTACGATGCATATTTAGAGCGTTTTCTTGTTCAAACAAACGCAAAACACCCCAAAGATATAACCGACGACTCTGTTCGTGAATTTCGTCTATGGCTTAATAGACAAGAAGGTCGGCGCGAGCGCGGAATGAGTGCTGGAACTTTAAAAAAGAAGACACAGAACTATTATTTGATTGCGTTACGAATTTTTCTTAAGTATTTAATGAAAAGAGGAATCGAGGCGATGCCACCAGACCGTATTGAATTGGCAAAGGTATCAGAACGCTCGCTTGACCTTATTTCTCTTGATGAATTAGAGAGATTACTTAAAGCCCCTAATGGCGATGATTTAAAAAGTTTGCGTGATAAAGCAATTTTAGAACTACTTTTTTCTACAGGACTTCGTGTTTCTGAGCTTTGCTCTCTTCCCCGTGATATTGATTTACGTAAAGATGAATTTTCTGTTAGGGGGAAAGGTGAAAAAGTCCGCGTTGTTTTTCTTTCGGATTCGGCAAAGGAGGCGATTAAAAAATACTTAGCTAAGCGTCCGGATATGGAAGACGTCCTTTTTGTTGGCACTGGAAGTATTGGCAAGAAAAAAGGAGAAATAACACATCTCACAACTCGTTCCGTGGAAAGAATTGTCGCGCAATATGCAATTAAGGCGGGTATCTCAAAAAAAGTAACCCCTCACGTTATTCGCCACTCATTCGCTACAGATTTACTGGGTAACGGGGCAGATATTCGCTCTGTTCAAATGATGCTCGGCCATGCGAGTATTTCCACTACTCAAATCTATACCCACGTGACAGATAAAGCTCTTAGGGAGATACATAAAAAATTCCACAGCGGTGGAAAGTAA
- a CDS encoding inorganic diphosphatase has translation MNIWHDVKPGTKEHMNVVVEIPKLSRVKYELDKETGLIKFDRVLYSPMHYPANYGFVPNTLWDDGDPLDVLVIAHEAFIPGCLVKARPLGVLPMNDGGDDDAKILAVPADDPRFANTLNIDSIEPHLLEEIKHFFTVYKELQNKKVTVGDWQDKNKAMEAFDRSVELYQEKYGKIE, from the coding sequence ATGAACATTTGGCATGACGTAAAACCTGGGACAAAAGAACATATGAACGTGGTTGTTGAAATCCCAAAACTTTCTCGCGTTAAATATGAGCTCGACAAAGAAACAGGACTGATTAAATTTGATCGCGTTCTGTATTCCCCAATGCACTATCCGGCAAATTATGGATTTGTTCCAAATACTCTTTGGGATGATGGAGACCCACTCGACGTTTTGGTTATCGCTCATGAAGCTTTTATTCCAGGGTGTCTTGTAAAGGCTCGCCCGTTAGGCGTTTTGCCTATGAACGACGGTGGTGATGATGACGCAAAAATACTCGCTGTTCCAGCAGATGACCCAAGATTTGCAAATACACTCAATATCGACAGCATCGAACCGCACCTACTCGAAGAAATAAAACACTTTTTTACTGTTTATAAAGAATTGCAGAATAAAAAAGTAACTGTTGGTGACTGGCAAGACAAAAACAAAGCAATGGAAGCTTTTGATCGTTCGGTTGAATTGTATCAAGAAAAATACGGCAAAATAGAGTAA
- a CDS encoding YraN family protein: MSSSVERNQAKQMVGRVGEDLACRFLEKKGFSIVDRNYRKFTGEIDIIAKKDKTLYFIEVKTVSRENFGLEDVWIGHRAEDNLHPQKLKRLSRAINSYLQEKRVDVDCNWQCDAVIVNLFTKEKKAKIKYLENIFA, encoded by the coding sequence ATGAGCTCAAGTGTTGAGAGAAATCAAGCGAAACAGATGGTTGGAAGGGTCGGTGAAGATTTGGCTTGTAGATTTCTGGAAAAGAAAGGTTTTAGTATTGTAGATAGAAATTACCGAAAGTTTACTGGGGAAATAGATATAATTGCGAAAAAGGACAAAACTTTGTACTTTATTGAAGTTAAGACTGTTTCCCGTGAAAACTTTGGCTTGGAAGACGTGTGGATTGGGCACCGCGCGGAGGACAATCTCCACCCTCAAAAATTAAAACGTCTTAGTAGAGCCATTAACTCATATCTTCAAGAGAAGAGGGTAGACGTAGATTGTAATTGGCAGTGCGACGCCGTTATTGTCAATTTGTTTACAAAGGAGAAAAAAGCAAAAATTAAGTATTTAGAAAATATTTTTGCGTAA
- the clpP gene encoding ATP-dependent Clp endopeptidase proteolytic subunit ClpP, whose protein sequence is MLIPTVIEKSQFGERAYDIYSRLLRDRIIFLGGPIDDHTANIIIAQLIFLENEDPKKDISLYINSPGGHVTAGLAILDTMNFIKPDVSTICVGISASMGAILLSAGAKGKRFALPNAEVMIHQPMGGTEGQASDIAISAKHILKTKDSINKILAKNTGQPLSQIEKDVDRDYYMSAEEAKKYGLIDDIIKTRVSNGK, encoded by the coding sequence ATGTTAATACCAACAGTCATAGAAAAATCACAGTTTGGAGAACGCGCATACGATATCTATTCGCGTCTTTTGCGTGACCGCATTATTTTCTTAGGTGGACCAATTGACGACCACACTGCAAATATCATAATCGCTCAACTAATTTTTCTTGAAAATGAAGACCCTAAAAAAGATATCTCATTATATATAAACTCGCCAGGTGGGCACGTTACTGCCGGTCTCGCTATTTTAGACACAATGAATTTTATCAAGCCAGACGTCTCTACAATTTGTGTCGGCATTTCAGCCTCAATGGGGGCAATATTACTCTCCGCTGGTGCTAAAGGAAAACGTTTTGCGCTTCCAAACGCTGAAGTGATGATTCACCAGCCAATGGGAGGAACGGAAGGACAAGCTTCTGATATTGCAATCTCAGCAAAGCATATTCTAAAAACAAAAGACTCTATAAATAAGATATTAGCTAAAAACACAGGGCAACCTCTTTCGCAAATCGAAAAAGACGTTGATCGCGACTACTACATGTCAGCTGAGGAAGCAAAAAAGTACGGACTCATTGATGACATTATAAAAACCAGAGTCAGTAACGGAAAGTAA
- a CDS encoding NYN domain-containing protein, which translates to MSVIKHKDQRVGVFIDTQNLYHSARNLYHAKVNFGAIMKEAVGVRQLVRAIAYVIKTEGEDEKSFFEALGKVGIETKVKDLQIFWGGAKKADWDVGLAVDAMRLAPKLDAVVIVSGDGDFCPLVEYLKLNVGVQVEVIAFGKSASSNLRAVADDFIDLSDDPKKFLIMPRRSKKGEATNN; encoded by the coding sequence ATGTCAGTTATTAAACACAAAGACCAAAGAGTTGGTGTTTTTATAGATACACAAAATCTTTATCACAGTGCCCGCAACCTTTATCACGCAAAAGTAAATTTTGGAGCCATAATGAAAGAAGCTGTTGGTGTACGCCAACTTGTTCGCGCTATTGCTTATGTCATCAAAACAGAAGGTGAGGATGAAAAAAGCTTTTTTGAAGCTTTGGGGAAGGTTGGAATAGAAACAAAAGTTAAGGATCTTCAGATTTTCTGGGGTGGAGCCAAAAAAGCAGATTGGGATGTTGGGCTTGCTGTCGATGCAATGCGCTTAGCACCAAAGCTTGATGCTGTTGTTATTGTTTCGGGAGATGGGGATTTTTGCCCACTAGTTGAATATTTAAAGCTAAACGTTGGGGTACAGGTTGAAGTTATCGCTTTTGGTAAATCAGCTTCAAGCAACCTCCGTGCTGTTGCTGACGACTTCATTGACCTTTCTGATGACCCTAAGAAATTTTTAATAATGCCAAGGCGAAGTAAAAAAGGGGAGGCTACAAATAATTAA
- the rpsO gene encoding 30S ribosomal protein S15, whose translation MITKKKKAEIMSKTQIHDKDTGSAEVQIAILTKRITDLATHLKKNQKDNHSRRGLIQIVADRRTHLKYLEKKSKKRYDSIVKKLALK comes from the coding sequence ATGATAACGAAGAAGAAAAAGGCTGAAATCATGTCAAAAACGCAGATTCACGACAAGGATACAGGCTCTGCCGAGGTCCAAATCGCCATTTTGACCAAGAGAATCACCGATTTAGCTACCCATTTAAAGAAAAACCAAAAGGACAACCATTCTCGTCGTGGGCTTATTCAAATTGTTGCTGACCGCAGAACACATTTGAAGTATTTGGAGAAGAAAAGCAAGAAACGATACGATTCTATCGTTAAGAAGCTAGCCTTGAAGTAA
- a CDS encoding CCA tRNA nucleotidyltransferase, which produces MKPENIPKNISAISESLEKAGFEAYLVGGCVRDVLAGKKPKDWDFTTNARPEDIIKIFPKTFYENEYGTVGVVDESETDETLKIVEITPYRIEGKYSDYRRPDSVVFSKNLEDDLRRRDFTINAIAYDITKGQIVDPYNGQKDIKDKIIRAVGNPEERFAEDALRVMRAVRLAAELGFMINSETEKALENNVNNLKNIALERIRDEFIKLVMSPNPMIGIVLANRLGVLKYVSPETEAGIKVKQNGDHIYDVWEHNLRALQHSADRDWPLHVRLAALFHDVSKPETRRWSDEKKDYTFYGHDVVGSRVTKKILERMRFPKDIVEVVSKLVRYHLFFSDVEKITLSAVRRIVKNVGPENVWDLMKVRACDRIGMGRPKETPYRLRKYESMIEEAMRAPISVAMLKIDGKRIMEVTHETPGPKIGYVLHALLEEVLDEPDRNTTEYLEKRSLVLIKLSIDELKKLGEEGKAKKEEEESKEVSEIRKKHWVK; this is translated from the coding sequence ATGAAGCCTGAAAATATCCCCAAAAACATAAGCGCCATAAGCGAATCTCTAGAAAAAGCCGGTTTTGAAGCATATTTAGTTGGGGGGTGTGTTCGAGATGTTTTAGCGGGTAAAAAACCAAAAGATTGGGACTTCACGACAAATGCAAGACCGGAGGATATTATAAAAATTTTTCCAAAAACATTTTACGAAAATGAGTACGGAACAGTTGGTGTTGTAGATGAAAGTGAAACAGACGAGACGTTAAAAATTGTAGAAATAACTCCCTACAGAATAGAGGGGAAGTATAGTGATTACCGCAGACCAGACTCTGTTGTTTTTAGTAAAAATCTAGAAGACGACCTAAGGAGGCGTGACTTCACAATCAACGCGATTGCGTATGATATTACTAAAGGACAAATTGTTGATCCGTATAACGGACAAAAGGATATAAAGGACAAGATTATCCGAGCAGTTGGCAATCCAGAAGAAAGATTTGCCGAAGATGCACTTCGTGTAATGAGAGCAGTTCGTTTGGCCGCAGAATTAGGTTTCATGATTAACAGCGAGACAGAAAAAGCGTTGGAAAACAATGTGAATAACCTAAAAAACATAGCGCTGGAAAGGATTCGTGATGAATTTATAAAACTAGTAATGTCACCGAACCCAATGATAGGAATCGTCTTAGCAAATCGTCTTGGCGTGCTCAAATATGTTTCACCTGAAACAGAAGCTGGCATTAAGGTTAAACAGAATGGCGACCATATTTACGATGTTTGGGAGCACAACCTAAGAGCTTTACAGCACTCGGCAGATAGAGATTGGCCGTTACACGTGAGACTTGCAGCCTTATTTCATGATGTTTCTAAGCCCGAAACTAGGCGTTGGTCAGATGAAAAGAAAGATTATACATTCTATGGGCACGATGTTGTTGGTTCACGTGTAACAAAAAAAATACTGGAGAGGATGCGTTTTCCAAAAGATATAGTAGAGGTTGTTTCTAAACTAGTGAGATATCATTTATTTTTCTCAGATGTAGAAAAAATAACCCTTTCCGCTGTAAGAAGGATTGTAAAAAATGTTGGACCAGAAAATGTTTGGGATTTAATGAAAGTTAGAGCATGCGACCGTATCGGCATGGGCAGACCAAAAGAGACCCCGTATCGGCTTAGAAAATATGAGTCTATGATTGAAGAAGCGATGCGTGCACCGATATCGGTAGCGATGCTAAAGATTGACGGAAAACGTATTATGGAAGTTACACATGAAACTCCTGGACCAAAGATTGGCTATGTTTTACACGCACTTCTTGAGGAAGTACTTGATGAGCCAGACAGAAATACCACTGAGTATCTAGAAAAACGTTCACTTGTATTAATAAAACTATCTATCGACGAGCTAAAAAAACTTGGCGAGGAGGGGAAGGCTAAAAAAGAGGAGGAGGAATCAAAAGAAGTATCTGAGATAAGAAAAAAACACTGGGTAAAATAG